A segment of the Coffea arabica cultivar ET-39 chromosome 8c, Coffea Arabica ET-39 HiFi, whole genome shotgun sequence genome:
tttgcttACTTCCTAGGCTGATTAATTCACCGAGGTTTCGACAAATTCATGACTAAGTTTGTGCGTCATTGGTTGGAGTTGTAGAGCTAGGGCAGTGAACTACAGTTTACAAGTTACCTTTTTTCTgctttttatgtgtttaatcTTCGCTCAAATCTTGTCACTTAGCATTTTGAGTGATGTATGGAGTTGTGAACTAAAAGTTTAGGGCAAAACGTATATTAGGATGATGCATGAAGTTTTCAGGTCGATTCTACATAAAACCGTAGAGTATCGGGGTGTAACATAAAGCAAACATATTTTTACCGAGGTATGAAAGCTATAGCCCGTGAGGAATCACGGCGCCACATAAAAATACCAGATTTTAAGTGAcataaattttttgattttggGTAACAACTTTAGCTAGAGAATCACGGTGTAACACAAGAATGCTATATTGCAAGTGATAAATGAAGTTATGgatttgattttgaataatAAGTCTAGAGAGTGATAATCAATATGTAATGTAAAAACAACCCCGGTTTAAGTGGATATATGAAGTTATGGATTCAAATTTGGGTTATCAGAAAGGCATTATTTTGATTGCTTGGTGAGGAAATTGtttatcctttctttttctctttttgctttATAGAATTCGTGATCTTTCAGGTCCTCACTGTCATCACCAATTTAGTTCTTTTTGCACACTTGCAGGAGGCGAGAGTATATATGGTGGTGTGTTTGCTGATGAGTTCCATTCACGTTTAAGATTTAAGCATAGGGGTCTGGTTGCATGTGCTGGTGCTGGTTCACCAAATACAAATGGAAGCCAATTCTTTATAACCTTGGATCGTTGTGATTGGCTTGACAAAAAGCATACCATTTTTGGAAAAGTAATCTCTCACAGACAAAAATGCTGACAGATATATTAGATTATATAATTTTGGTTGTCTGCAAAATTGTCTATAATTGATTtggaatttattaaattatttggtTTCTTTTCATGTTTGCAGGTTACTGGAGATTCCATATATAACCTTCTAAGAATAGGTGAAGTTGAGACTGATAAGGATGATAGGCCATTGGATTCTCCCCCAAAAGTACTTTCCGTTGAGGTGTGTATCTCTTATAGTGTTTGAATTTCATATTTCCAGAGAGGAATTGCCATTGAAGAAGTATAGATAATTTACAGTGGTTGTATTGTCACTTTTTCATGCGATATTGTGATTTCCAGGATAGATTGCTGTGCTTTTTCATGCGCTATTGTGATTTCCAGGATAGTACTGTATTAATTTGTCCATCTGAATCGGTGATAATTGAGTAAAAAGAACGGAAAGATACTCATAATGGATTTTCTGTCCTTCATCATCACAAAATATTGTTTCTAATTGGATCATTGCctaatatttgtctttaaatgGCTGTCTAGGTATTGTGGAATCCATTTGAGGATATTGTTCCCAGGGTAGCCTCTTCAAAGTCCTCGCAGTCTTCTAAAGTTGAAACAGAGAAGAAAGACACCAAGCAGAAAGCTACAAAGTAAGTTGCCTTGCCTgctttttgtatgattaactGCTGTCTTTGAGGTATATTATATGATTTAACTGTTTGTTGCCGGCCATGTTTTTTGGGCACTTGCTATAGAAAGTTGAACTTGCTTTCATTTGGAGATGAAGCAGAAGAGGAGGAGAAGGAATCGGCTAATGTCAAGACCCGGATTAAGAGCAGTCATGATGTATTAGATGATCCACGTCTTCTGAAAGAGGAGAATCATACTGATGATGTGGTAATCATTTATTCCTTTTGTCAGGGCAATCAATAATAACTGTAGTTCTTCACCTCATGATCTGTTAGGAGCTTGTTAACCATCTACTGATTAGCTACTTGACTTGCAAAAGACTAATGTCTTCTCACTTGTTTCAGTACAAAATGGTGAAACTGTATCATAACAGCACTACTGTACTGATTGTTAAAGTacctttttttaatgtttagAGAGTGACTGGAGAGGATCTAGATGGTAAAACTTTCCTACATCATCATTTCATGATTGTGCCATAAATTCCTCCATCATGAGATTTTGGCAGCCATCtaatatcttagcttcgaaacacttCTGCAGTGGAAGCAATTTTCAGTTGTCAGTGATAGTGCAGGAACAAAGTTATGTCTCCCGACATATTGTTAATAAGCTAGCCATGCAAACACATATGCCAGCTTTCCTACCTGCTAGGTAAGTGAATTGCAGGGAAAAGGGAAACAGGATCCAGACACTGGTAGAGAAATATTGGGAAGAAAACTCTACCGTAAAGAAGCGAAGGCTAATTCTTAGAAGTTGTCTTTTCTCTGAGATTACGTTTTTAAAGATAAAAGTGCATCTTTTGACAAATCACATGAAAAATGTTAGCTCAGAGTTTTTAATGTGCTAAAATTTCAATGGGTTTAATAAAGTATGGAAAGTAATATGCTTTTGTCTTCACAATGCTTTTATTGTTGGTGTTCCCAGGAATCTAACTAGTATTTTTTTATCGATTTTACATGAGTTTTTCTTCACCTACATGCTGTCAGTTTTGGAGGGACAAACTTTATGAATGTTGAATGACATGCGCTTATTGAGGGGAACAACGAATATAATTTATTTTCTCCTGATCAGTAATAAATAAATATCTTGGACATACACTTAAATGAAGTTCCTAATGCAGAAAGCATCTGAAGTTAAAGCTACAAGGGATAAGCAGTTGACAGTCAGAGAGGCTCTACGTTCAAAAAGGGAAGAACCACAGGGACAATCAGATGCCAAGTTGCCTGAAGCTTCTGATTTTAGTGATGAAGATGAGGCTAACTTTGATGCAAGGATGCGTCAGCAGATACTGCTGAAAAGAAAGGAGCTTGGTGTTCTTCCAACTGAACAAAAGAAGGATAAGGGTAAGTTTATTTTCTGAATAGAGTTAAAATGAACCTATAGCTTACAGATCTTTTTTATCCATGCCAATTAACATAGTCAACTTGTATCTGTTCTAGCCAAATTTAGTGTCATAATGCTTAGTATTTGGTAGTTTGGACTTGATCAGATTTACAactatataatattttttaaccTGATAGAAAGtgctttatcatttttctcctgAAATGCTTTGATGTCATCAAGAAATTACTATGCGCCTGCAACTAAGCTTTTGTATGCTGTTTTATGATTTTCTTCAGcatgttttatatgattatggaTTGGCTCAAGCAGTAATCCTTCCTACTGCCCAGTGAAAGCAGTCTGACAGAACAagaattttttggtatttttatgaCTCCTAGACTGATTGTGACACTTCAACCGTTAGCCAGATCCACAGGGTGGATGAGATGCACAAAAATGATTCAAATGAAACCTCATGCTGGATGAGATGTTTTGAACATATTTTATGATAGTACTTCTGCTCAGATTGATAATTTGCAGCTAGATGGCAACATCTTTATTCTTGGGGCTCTTAGCAAAATCTGCTCCTGTTTAGTGTGAATAATCTACACATGTTTTATTGTTGCTGAAAATTCTGATCGTGCTGCCTTTTCTAGGAGGTTCTGGTAGTGCAAGTCCAAGAAACCGGACATTGTCTCCCCCAAGGTACATGTCTTAATTTACATTTGCCAGTCTTTTTTTCCATTAAATGTCATAACTCACTAGCATAGATGAAAATGCAATTGTTCTTCCCGTTTTAGCTTAGTGTTTGCTTGTTCATTGTGGAATGTCAAAGTTTTGCtatttcaaatctgtccatccAGGTCTATTAGAGTTGCAAACTGTGTTCAAATACAGGCGTTTTATTATGTCTTAATTGTAAAACTCTTCATCGTCAAGTTTGGGTCTAATTTACATACTCAGACACAATTTCTTTGTATGATGTAGTCTTTCGCTTTGATAGGTTAGGTCTTGTTGATGTTGCACATGCAGCTTGCTTGTTCATCAACCTACAATATGAATTAGGTTGCCAGTTGCAAACTCACATTCACTGACTGATGCTTATACTTGAAGGAGACTTTGCTACTGTTAAATGTAACTTCTGGTTATCGGCTTATGTTTTTGAGTGCTGCTGTTTGATCCTAATAGATTGAAGACATTAATGAACCATAGCACCACTTGCCAAACATTgtttgtaacatcccgaatattaggaggttgtttgtgaagaaaatattaaagtatatttcttcgggtttgatttaaaaccttattttgttttaaaagactagaaaccctaatattttagtcaaaaaccctagtttacttgtgactaaccggttttcttaaatctctcacattttaattgaaacccta
Coding sequences within it:
- the LOC140013885 gene encoding peptidyl-prolyl cis-trans isomerase CYP57-like, translating into MSTVYILEPPTKGKVILNTNYGPLDIELWPKEAPKAVRNFVQLCVEGYYDNTIFHRIIKSFLVQGGDPTATGQGGESIYGGVFADEFHSRLRFKHRGLVACAGAGSPNTNGSQFFITLDRCDWLDKKHTIFGKVTGDSIYNLLRIGEVETDKDDRPLDSPPKVLSVEVLWNPFEDIVPRVASSKSSQSSKVETEKKDTKQKATKKLNLLSFGDEAEEEEKESANVKTRIKSSHDVLDDPRLLKEENHTDDVKASEVKATRDKQLTVREALRSKREEPQGQSDAKLPEASDFSDEDEANFDARMRQQILLKRKELGVLPTEQKKDKGGSGSASPRNRTLSPPRSHVESDDDRPKVEKLSLKKKGLGSEARAELMANADADLQLMNNAERERQLQKQKKRRRQGHEDEVLKRLEKFKAAFSSKSNGLKDEDAGGKDGEPEWMGVQLKFAPDPVKDNMSRSEDPNDYVVHDPLLEKGKEKFNKMQARQKRRQREWAGKSLT